From the genome of Mugil cephalus isolate CIBA_MC_2020 chromosome 2, CIBA_Mcephalus_1.1, whole genome shotgun sequence, one region includes:
- the aplf gene encoding aprataxin and PNK-like factor isoform X2, with protein MSGFDLVPVDGSGDPVHLPPGDTVLGRGPFLGVSDKRVSRHHGLLQNLNGQLSLKPTHANPCFVQSSLADDPRPLQRDSWHLLRHGDFFSLLPGQLIYKVVAVGGEERPPRDDPTSEQEARLRVSPEPDVDSPPAVGRDLKKTPTSPSDEEEEDESLKQDDQINVASSLPRRVLPAWMLASTATPKSPSSASKVQSSVKRRKEAAAPSTTSTKATPITSTANQGAGPNEEEEEEQEEEKRPRKKRRRISDDEEEETQTRADVSPEDVTGGELRSDASEEKVNVATSEIKKKEDKTSKNKQTNDSGSKRGVRTPCPFGKDCYRKNPLHRKEYKHTKKPARSTRAVATKNEDDGEDSEDDDSFINDDSEDVGDDSDYVPPDDDDSGKEDVKRLQREAKVFLKRKK; from the exons ATGTCCGGGTTCGACCTGGTTCCGGTGGACGGCTCCGGGGATCCAGTCCACCTGCCGCCCGGGGACACGGTCTTGGGCCGGGGTCCCTTCCTGGGA GTCAGTGATAAGAGAGTGTCCAGACACCACGGGCTGCTGCAGAACCTGAACGGACAGCTCAGTCTCAAACCG ACCCACGCGAACCCGTGTTTCGTCCAGTCGTCTCTGGCCGACGACCCCCGCCCTCTGCAGAGAGACTCCTGGCACCTCCTCCGTCATGGAgatttcttctctctgctgcccGGTCAGTTAATCTACAAGGTGGTGGCCGTGGGCGGAGAGGAGCGTCCTCCCAG AGACGACCCGACGTCTGAACAGGAGGCGCGACTTCGTGTTTCTCCGGAGCCGGACGTGGACTCGCCTCCTGCAGTTGGACGGGATCTGAAGAAGACTCCAACGTCACCGtcagacgaggaggaagaagacgagaGTTTGAAACAG GACGATCAGATTAATGTCGCTTCATCTTTACCAAGAAGAGTTTTACCTGCCTGGATGCTGGCGTCTACAGCAACGCCAAAGAGTCCGTCCTCCGCCTCAAAAG TTCAGTCATctgtgaagaggaggaaagaagctGCAGCACCGTCAACCACCAGCACTAAGGCCACGCCCATAACTAGCACCGCCAaccagggggcggggcctaatgaggaagaggaggaggagcaggaagaggagaagaggccgaggaagaagaggaggagaataagtgatgatgaagaagaagaaactcagaCCAGAGCA GACGTGTCTCCAGAGGACGTCACAGGCGGTGAACTCAGGTCCGATGCTAGCGAAGAAAAAGTAAACGTCGCTACGtctgaaataaagaagaaggaggacaagacgtccaaaaacaaacaaacaaacgattCTGGGTCCAAACGTGGAGTCAGGACGCCGTGTCCATTTGGGAAGGACTGCTACAG GAAAAACCCTCTCCACAGGAAGGAATACAAACACACGAAGAAACCAG CTCGCAGCACCCGCGCCGTCGCCACAAAGAACGAAGACGACGGCGAAGACTCTGAGGACGACGACAGTTTCATCAACGACGACAGCGAAGACGTGGGCGACGACTCGGACTACGTCCCACCGGACGACGACGACAGCGGCAAGGAGGACGTCAAGAGGCTGCAGAGGGAAGCGAAGGTCTttctgaagaggaagaagtag
- the aplf gene encoding aprataxin and PNK-like factor isoform X1: MSGFDLVPVDGSGDPVHLPPGDTVLGRGPFLGVSDKRVSRHHGLLQNLNGQLSLKPTHANPCFVQSSLADDPRPLQRDSWHLLRHGDFFSLLPGQLIYKVVAVGGEERPPRDDPTSEQEARLRVSPEPDVDSPPAVGRDLKKTPTSPSDEEEEDESLKQDDQINVASSLPRRVLPAWMLASTATPKSPSSASKVQSSVKRRKEAAAPSTTSTKATPITSTANQGAGPNEEEEEEQEEEKRPRKKRRRISDDEEEETQTRADVSPEDVTGGELRSDASEEKVNVATSEIKKKEDKTSKNKQTNDSGSKRGVRTPCPFGKDCYRKNPIHFQECSHPGDSDYEEEEEEVEDEDDDRPECPYGTDCYRKNPLHRKEYKHTKKPARSTRAVATKNEDDGEDSEDDDSFINDDSEDVGDDSDYVPPDDDDSGKEDVKRLQREAKVFLKRKK, encoded by the exons ATGTCCGGGTTCGACCTGGTTCCGGTGGACGGCTCCGGGGATCCAGTCCACCTGCCGCCCGGGGACACGGTCTTGGGCCGGGGTCCCTTCCTGGGA GTCAGTGATAAGAGAGTGTCCAGACACCACGGGCTGCTGCAGAACCTGAACGGACAGCTCAGTCTCAAACCG ACCCACGCGAACCCGTGTTTCGTCCAGTCGTCTCTGGCCGACGACCCCCGCCCTCTGCAGAGAGACTCCTGGCACCTCCTCCGTCATGGAgatttcttctctctgctgcccGGTCAGTTAATCTACAAGGTGGTGGCCGTGGGCGGAGAGGAGCGTCCTCCCAG AGACGACCCGACGTCTGAACAGGAGGCGCGACTTCGTGTTTCTCCGGAGCCGGACGTGGACTCGCCTCCTGCAGTTGGACGGGATCTGAAGAAGACTCCAACGTCACCGtcagacgaggaggaagaagacgagaGTTTGAAACAG GACGATCAGATTAATGTCGCTTCATCTTTACCAAGAAGAGTTTTACCTGCCTGGATGCTGGCGTCTACAGCAACGCCAAAGAGTCCGTCCTCCGCCTCAAAAG TTCAGTCATctgtgaagaggaggaaagaagctGCAGCACCGTCAACCACCAGCACTAAGGCCACGCCCATAACTAGCACCGCCAaccagggggcggggcctaatgaggaagaggaggaggagcaggaagaggagaagaggccgaggaagaagaggaggagaataagtgatgatgaagaagaagaaactcagaCCAGAGCA GACGTGTCTCCAGAGGACGTCACAGGCGGTGAACTCAGGTCCGATGCTAGCGAAGAAAAAGTAAACGTCGCTACGtctgaaataaagaagaaggaggacaagacgtccaaaaacaaacaaacaaacgattCTGGGTCCAAACGTGGAGTCAGGACGCCGTGTCCATTTGGGAAGGACTGCTACAG GAAGAACCCGATTCACTTCCAGGAGTGTAGTCACCCCGGAGACAGTGActacgaggaggaggaggaggaggtggaggatgaggatgacGACCGACCTGAGTGTCCCTACGGCACCgactgctacag GAAAAACCCTCTCCACAGGAAGGAATACAAACACACGAAGAAACCAG CTCGCAGCACCCGCGCCGTCGCCACAAAGAACGAAGACGACGGCGAAGACTCTGAGGACGACGACAGTTTCATCAACGACGACAGCGAAGACGTGGGCGACGACTCGGACTACGTCCCACCGGACGACGACGACAGCGGCAAGGAGGACGTCAAGAGGCTGCAGAGGGAAGCGAAGGTCTttctgaagaggaagaagtag
- the prokr1a gene encoding prokineticin receptor 1a, with translation MGDPTNTSNFLDYDVPLDEIPDTTRGRAFFVATIVIGAVLVGIILVCGIGNCLFIASLARYKQLRNLTNLLIANLAVSDVLVAGVCCPFLLDYYVVKQLSWEHGLVLCAATNYLRTVSLYVSTNALLAIAVDRYMAILHPLRPRMKNQTAYCVILTVWIVPIFISIPSAYMASETTYPHVEGHAHKTFCAQIWPVDQQVYYRAYFLLIFALEFICPVAVMAVCYTHISRELWFKDVPGFQTEQIRKRLQRRRRTVVVLILVLVAYVLCWTPYYSFALLRDFYPTLISRDRNSLVAFYIIECIAMSNGVINTLCFVSVRNNSKRLKKASRFSLRLVTFVAAKSADDVTRTSSLRVTEDVDVARLR, from the exons ATGGGCGACCCAACCAACACCAGCAACTTTCTGGACTACGACGTTCCTCTGGACGAGATCCCAGACACCACCCGGGGCCGAGCGTTCTTCGTGGCCACCATCGTCATTGGCGCGGTCCTGGTGGGCATCATACTGGTCTGCGGCATTGGGAACTGCCTGTTCATCGCCAGCCTCGCCCGCTACAAGCAGCTCAGGAACCTGACCAACCTGCTGATCGCCAACCTGGCGGTGTCGGACGTCCTGGTGGCGGGGGTGTGCTGCCCCTTCCTGTTGGACTACTACGTGGTGAAGCAGCTGTCGTGGGAGCATGGCCTCGTGCTCTGCGCCGCCACCAACTACCTGCGGACTGTGTCGCTCTACGTGTCCACCAACGCACTCCTAGCCATCGCCGTGGACAG GTACATGGCGATCCTCCACCCTCTGAGGCCTCGTATGAAGAACCAGACGGCGTACTGCGTCATCCTGACCGTCTGGATCGTCCccatcttcatctccatccCCTCGGCGTACATGGCCTCCGAGACGACGTACCCTCACGTGGAAGGCCACGCCCACAAGACCTTCTGTGCTCAGATCTGGCCCGTGGACCAGCAGGTCTACTACCGCGCCtacttcctcctcatcttcgcCCTGGAGTTCATCTGCCCCGTCGCCGTCATGGCCGTCTGCTACACCCACATCTCCAGGGAGCTGTGGTTCAAAGACGTCCCGGGTTTCCAGACGGAGCAGATCAGGAAGCGCCTGCAGAGGCGTCGCCGGACGGTGGTGGTGCTGATCCTGGTGCTGGTGGCCTACGTCCTGTGCTGGACGCCGTATTACAGCTTCGCCCTGCTGCGCGACTTTTACCCCACCCTCATCTCCAGGGACAGGAACTCCCTGGTGGCCTTTTACATCATTGAGTGCATCGCCATGAGCAACGGGGTCATCAACACACTCTGCTTCGTGAGCGTCAGGAACAACAGCAAGCGCCTGAAGAAGGCAAGCAGGTTCTCGCTGAGGTTGGTGACGTTTGTGGCCGCCAAGTCGGCCGATGACGTCACTCGGACGTCGTCCCTGCGAGTGACGGAGGACGTGGATGTAGCTCGGCTGAGGTAG
- the snrpb2 gene encoding U2 small nuclear ribonucleoprotein B'' produces the protein MDIRPNHTIYINNINDKVKKEELKRSLYALLSQFGQIVDIVALKTMAMRGQAFVVFKELAAATNALRQLQGFPFYNKPMRIQYAKTDSEVIAKMKGTYGDKEKKKDKKKKAQELVANAAKKPSAVPAVPALSPAVQVPDNPPNHILFLSNLPEETNEMMLSMLFNQFPGFKEVRLVPGKHDISFVEFESDTQAGVAKDALQGFRITATCAMKITYAKK, from the exons ATGGATATCCGACCGAACCACACAATttacatcaacaacatcaacgACAAAGTCAAGAAAgaag AGCTGAAGCGTTCGCTCTACGCTCTCCTCTCCCAGTTCGGCCAGATCGTCGACATCGTGGCCCTGAAGACGATGGCGATGAGGGGACAGGCCTTCGTCGTCTTCAAGGAGCTCGCCGCCGCCACCAACGCTCTGCGGCAGCTGCAGGGTTTCCCCTTCTACAACAAGCCCATG AGGATACAGTACGCCAAGACCGACTCTGAGGTCATCGCTAAGATGAAGGGCACGTACGGcgacaaggagaagaagaaggacaagaagaagaaagctcAGGAGCTGGTGGCCAACGCCGCAAAGAAGCCGTCGGCG GTACCTGCTGTTCCCGCGCTCTCACCTGCAgtacag GTTCCAGACAACCCACCAAACCACATCCTGTTCCTCAGTAACCTCCCAGAGGAGACCAACGAGATGATGCTCTCCATGCTCTTCAACCA GTTTCCTGGTTTCAAGGAGGTGCGACTCGTCCCGGGGAAACACGACATTTCTTTCGTGGAGTTTGAAAGCGACACTCAGGCCGGCGTGGCCAAAGACGCTCTGCAGGGCTTCCGCATCACAGCCACCTGCGCCATGAAGATCACCTACGCCAAGAAGTAG
- the kif16ba gene encoding kinesin-like protein KIF16B — protein MASVRVAVRVRPMNRREKDLTAKCIIKMDGNKTSITNLKVPDGVAADVTRDRTKTFTYDFSYDSADCRSSTFVSQEKVFKDLGSDVLKAAFEGYNACVFAYGQTGSGKSYTMMGMPGDAGLIPRICEGLFSRISDTTRWDEASFRTEVSYLEIYNERVRDLLRRKSTQTYNLRVREHPKDGPYVEDLSKHLVQNYSDVEELMEAGNINRTTASTGMNDVSSRSHAIFTINFTQAKFDAEMPSETISKIHLVDLAGSERADATGATGVRLKEGGNINKSLVTLGNVISALADISQDGVNTNLKKKSVFVPYRDSVLTWLLKDSLGGNSKTIMIATISPADVNYGETLSTLRYANRAKNIINKPTINEDGNVRLIRELRAEIARLKALLVQGNQVRVWYECDRLLCCRPGAVILLGRTNMFRFNHPKEAAKLREKRKSGLLSTFSLSMTDLSKSCENLSTVMLYNPGLFTEKGPVFLRLEFERQQREELEKLELKRRLIKEMEAKQQSEKAELERLQQEVESQRKESEEVQQRILHQEESLRRRNQDIESRLQDFLAEKERFEEERRSEIQGMDAEQRQRWRQQQEGEAEQTEIYRELERLKRERQEQKVRLEAERRRLEEQEKEQLSLVGRLEDQLREKQEAASVLLTGEDSRRLEEERRALAEIREALLRAKEAAERPDAEDAGEEARAAQARYADFKEAQVKELGRLEEGLRQQGERLEKEVAAERSTLLLLAHGLKERQQQLKERQEKGAQDATAVVQEEQLVKQAENRLQFKERQLANLAEGLLPALAEEKQRALELLERSGGGGGGGSNGNYESPPGLDNTLYQVEKELEDKEEKLNLHWHSAQQLQQLQETYEFTANVARQEEKVRRKEKEILESKEKQQREAMEQAVARLERRHSALRRSVSLDPESEEQRTRSSVRNQRSGVDLDQQRVEREIQKLRQRINEGDENNRTHSIGGDEKTSHNSSPVGHIQSLNSLLPLSDDRLNAYIEEEVQRRLRKLNLLNGSSSSMDLSLSCESLGEEEEVSDCSSVRLTDEDDEKLQNINPRRLKYEKTCGSSFQSYLELEAISPPNVQDKMLEGPERRLIKLHESTAETGPYKDGGKDKLWAGEGNVLRGQVARAVSKFDRCGQDEFCVLSAKIHTSDENENIADSTCFVPDGDKREQPPAKGRSCCYTNENVRKRGEGDSSSKLLPSRGQKDTEQELTESVPGKTKQETDAGDEEVATNRGYVLGYFARRLSRVYKDAGRRLQDTRDIIRNVQLPEMKVVLSQYVTMVSKDLPLISRLQLQQEPQPSKPAEKKVAAVELDCSPSLPRRGGTSGWPEGSVSSIRNASPQVFHQRLVELPPALSQLQTSSSQDIVKKLETMTPQIQVDELLSVFWLKAADGKEPIPKPACLLLSEKDLTVLSAGADSRDAVKVFHHFNLRDIKEVQVSLAGQHVRIFSRTAATALAVFTHSKELTQDFCKALLKALSPGQFSESHPLLSEDLMLLSLDWTSSVPDLVLDAGLSVTSRFKRVLADLLYIIHGNMEGPGRPSLANISPLLYTSVRLENRTRVRVDPIFQFLLTDTHVALLREDGVFHPSPRGSSLVPVQPQFRGLELRKRSDIRCLLVRQNENCLGVEIVFAHQKPQDLKRKLESRRNSASHDGKQSDSWELAFSCTAEALMLIDHLTKHLVSRPRWMSGDGVQEPVKISIPRYVLRGQGKDEHFEFEVKITVMDETWTVFRRYSRFREMHKSLKLKYPELAALPFPPKKLFGNRDERIIAERRSHLERYLRSLFRVMLSSSSSPLRADVDAGFHLSKRDVCEFSPFFKKGVFEHSSHGTG, from the exons ATGGCATCGGTTCGGGTGGCAGTGCGGGTCAGACCCATGAACAGGCG GGAGAAGGACTTGACTGCGAAATGCATCATCAAGATGGATGGAAACAAAACCTCCATCACCAACCTGAAG GTTCCTGATGGCGTGGCCGCCGACGTGACGAGGGATCGAACCAAAACCTTCACGTACGACTTCTCCTACGACTCAGCCGACTGTCGGAGCTCCACGTTTGTTTCTCAGGAGAAG GTCTTTAAAGATTTGGGCTCCGATGTACTCAAGGCAGCGTTCGAGGGCTACAACGCCTGCGTCTTCGCCTACGGTCAGACGGGCTCCGGGAAGTCCTACACCATGATGGGAATGCCG ggCGACGCAGGTCTGATCCCAAGGATCTGTGAAGGTTTGTTCAGTCGTATCTCCGACACCACGCGATGGGACGAAGCTTCGTTTCGCACAGAAGTCAG CTACCTGGAGATCTACAACGAGAGGGTGAGGGACCTACTGAGGAGGAAATCCACTCAGACCTACAACCTGAGAGTCAGAGAACACCCGAAGGACGGACCTTATGTAGAAG ATCTGTCCAAACACCTGGTGCAGAACTACAGCGACGTGGAGGAACTGATGGAGGCCGGAAACATCAACCGTACGACCGCCAGCACTGGCATGAACGACGTCAGCAGCCGCTCGCACGCCATCTTCACCATCAACTTCACGCAG GCCAAGTTTGATGCGGAGATGCCCAGTGAAACCATCAGTAAGATCCACCTGGTGGATCTGGCCGGCAGCGAGCGAGCCGACGCCACCGGAGCAACCGGAGTCCGgctgaaggaaggaggaaacatcAACAAGTCGCTGGTCACCTTGGGCAACGTCATCTCAGCTCTAG CCGACATATCGCAGGACGGCGTGAACACCAACCTGAAGAAGAAGTCGGTGTTTGTTCCCTACAGAGACTCGGTGCTAACGTGGCTGCTAAAGGACAGCCTGGGCGGGAACTCCAAGACCATCATGATCGCCA CCATTTCTCCCGCTGACGTGAACTACGGCGAGACACTCAGCACTCTTCGCTACGCCAACAGAGCcaagaacatcatcaacaaaccGACCATCAACGAGGACGGTAACGTCAGGCTGATCAGAGAACTGCGAGCTGAGATCGCCCGACTCAAAGCTCTGCTGGTCCAGGGCAACCAG GTTCGGGTTTGGTACGAATGTGATcggttgttgtgttgtcgtcCAGGTGCTGTCATCCTGCTCGGACGGACCAACATGTTTCGGTTCAACCACCCGAAGGAGGCGGCGAAGCTGAGGGAGAAGCGAAAG AGCGGCCTGCTCTCCACCTTCAGCCTGTCCATGACCGACCTGTCCAAGTCCTGTGAAAACCTCTCCACCGTGATGCTCTACAATCCTGG TCTCTTCACTGAGAAGGGCCCCGTCTTCCTCAG gttGGAGTTTGAGAGACAGCAGCGAGAAGAGTTGGAGAAACTGGAGCTGAAAAG AAGGCTGATCAAGGAGATGGAGGCGAAGCAGCAGAGCGAGAAGGCAGAGCTGGAGCGCCTCCAACAGGAGGTGGAGAGTCAGCGCAAGGAGTCTGAGGAGGTGCAGCAGCGGATCCTGCATCAGGAGGAAAGCCTCCGCCGCCGCAACCAGGACATCGAGAGCCGGCTGCAAGACTTCCTGGCCGAGAAGGAGCGCTTTGAGGAGGAGAGGCGCTCCGAGATCCAGGGAATGGATGCGGAGCAGCGGCAGCggtggaggcagcagcaggagggagaAGCCGAGCAGACGGAGATCTACCGGGAGCTGGAGCGGCTGAAGAGGGAGCGCCAGGAGCAGAAGGTCCGGCTGGAGGCTGAACGGCGGCggctggaggagcaggagaaggagcagctgaGTCTGGTGGGGCGGCTGGAGGACCAGCTGAGGGAGAAGCAGGAGGCCGCCTCCGTCCTGTTGACCGGCGAGGACAGCCGCCGCCTGGAGGAGGAGCGACGAGCCCTGGCGGAGATCAGAGAAGCCCTCCTCCGGGCCAAGGAGGCTGCGGAGCGGCCGGACGCGGAGGACGCCGGCGAGGAGGCGAGAGCCGCCCAGGCTCGATACGCCGACTTCAAGGAGGCTCAGGTGAAGGAGCTGGGCCGGTTGGAGGAGGGGCTCCGTCAGCAGGGGGAGCGCCTGGAAAAGGAGGTCGCTGCAGAGAGGAGCACTCTGCTCCTCCTCGCCCACGGCCTCAAGgaacggcagcagcagctgaaggagCGGCAGGAGAAGGGGGCGCAGGACGCCACGGCGGTGGTCCAGGAGGAGCAGCTGGTCAAACAGGCCGAGAACAGGCTCCAGTTTAAGGAGCGGCAGCTGGCCAACCTGGCCGAGGGCCTCCTCCCCGCCCTGGccgaggagaagcagagggccCTGGAGCTCCTGGAGcgcagcggaggaggaggaggaggaggcagcaacGGGAACTACGAAAGTCCTCCCGGTCTGGACAACACCCTGTACcaggtggagaaggagctcgaggacaaggaggagaagctgaaccTCCACTGGCACAGCgcccagcagctccagcagctccaggagaCGTACGAGTTCACGGCCAACGTGGCTCggcaggaggagaaggtgaggaggaaggagaaggagatcCTGGAGtccaaggagaagcagcagagggagGCGATGGAGCAGGCGGTGGCCCGGCTGGAGAGGAGACACTCGGCCCTGAGGCGCAGCGTCTCCCTGGACCCCGAGTCTGAGGAGCAGAGAACCAGGAGCTCCGTCAGGAACCAGAGGTCGGGGGTCGACCTGGACCAGCAGAG AGTGGAGCGGGAGATCCAGAAGCTGCGACAGAGAATCAACGAGGGCGACGAAAACAACAGGACTCACTCGATCGGCGGCGACGAGAAGACGAGTCACAACAGCTCCCCGGTCGGCCACATCCAGAGTCTGAACTCTCTGCTGCCGCTGTCGGACGACCG GTTAAATGCGTACATCGAAGAGGAAGTCCAGCGAAGGCTACGGAAACTGAATCTTCTgaacggcagcagcagcagcatggacctgtctctgtcctgcgaATCTCTCGGA gaggaggaggaagttagCGACTGTAGCTCTGTTAGATTAACAGATGAG GATGATGAAAAGCTGCAGAACATTAACCCGAGGAGGCTGAAATATGAG AAAACCTGCGGGTCTAGCTTCCAGTCTTACTTGGAGTTGGAGGCAATCTCTCCTCCTAACGTCCAGGACAAGATGCTTGAAGGACCAGAGCGCCGCCTTATAAAACTCCACGAGTCCACAGCTGAAACCGGTCCTTACAAAGACGGTGGCAAAGACAAATTGTGGGCGGGAGAAGGGAATGTCCTTCGAGGGCAGGTGGCTCGGGCTGTTTCTAAATTTGACCGTTGTGGACAAGACGAGTTCTGCGTCCTGTCGGCGAAAATCCACACGTCTGACGAAAACGAGAACATCGCAGATTCTACTTGCTTCGTCCCTGATGGAGATAAAAGGGAACAACCGCCGGCTAAAGGACGCTCTTGTTGTTACACGAACGAAAACgtaagaaagagaggagaaggtgATTCATCCTCAAAGCTGCTGCCCTCTAGAGGTCAGAAGGATACGGAACAGGAGTTGACTGAATCTGTTCctggtaaaacaaaacaagagacagATGCAGGAGATGAGGAAGTGGCGACAAACAGGGGCTATGTTTTGGGCTACTTTGCCAGAAGGTTGTCCAGAGTGTATAAAGATGCCGGTAGAAGGCTGCAGGACACACGGGACATCATCCGAAATGTTCAACTCCCAGAGATGAAGGTTGTCCTCTCTCAGTATGTGACCATGGTGTCCAAAGACCTGCCGCTGATCAGCCGATTACAGCTCCAACAAGAGCCACAACCCAGCAAGCCAGCGGAGAAGAAAGTTGCTGCGGTGGAGCTGGATTGTTCCCCGAGTCTTCCCCGACGGGGAGGAACGTCGGGATGGCCCGAGGGATCCGTGTCCTCCATCAGAAACGCGAGTCCTCAGGTATTTCATCAGAGGCTGGTTGAGCTGCCGCCGGCTTTGTCTCAGTTACAGACGTCTTCATCCCAGGACATCGTGAAAAAGTTAGAAACGATGACTCCTCAAATCCAAGTTGACGAGCTGCTGAGCGTCTTCTGGCTCAAGGCGGCGGATGGAAAGGAGCCGATCCCGAAACCGGCCTGTTTGCTTTTATCAGAGAAGGACCTGACGGTGCTCTCTGCTGGCGCCGATTCCAGAGACGCCGTGAAGGTTTTCCACCATTTTAACTTGCGGGACATCAAGGAGGTCCAGGTTAGTTTGGCGGGGCAGCACGTCCGAATCTTCAGCCGCACCGCTGCCACCGCCCTCGCCGTCTTCACCCACAGCAAAGAGCTTACCCAGGACTTCTGCAAGGCTTTACTGAAGGCTCTGTCTCCTGGCCAGTTCTCTGAAAGCCACCCCTTACTCTCTGAGGACCTCATGCTCCTCTCTCTGGACTGGACATCCAGTGTCCCTGACCTCGTCCTGGACGCCGGCCTGTCCGTCACCTCCAGGTTCAAGCGGGTCCTCGCTGACCTGCTCTACATCATCCACGGGAACATGGAGGGTCCCGGTCGACCTTCCCTGGCCAACATCAGTCCTCTGCTCTACACCAGCGTCCGGCTCGAGAACCGGACCCGTGTCCGCGTGGACCCCATCTTCCAGTTCCTCCTGACGGACACTCACGTCGCTCTCCTCCGAGAGGACGGCGTTTTTCACCCTTCGCCACGAGGGTCGAGTCTGGTCCCCGTTCAGCCTCAGTTTCGGGGCCTCGAGCTTCGTAAACGCTCGGACATCAGATGCCTGCTCGTGAGGCAGAATGAAAACTGTCTGGGAGTGGAAATCGTGTTCGCGCATCAGAAGCCGCAAGATCTGAAAAGGAAGCTGGAGTCCCGGCGTAACTCCGCCTCTCATGATGGCAAACAGAGTGACTCCTGGGAATTAGCCTTCAGCTGCACGGCCGAAGCTTTGATGTTGATTGATCACCTGACTAAG CACCTGGTGTCTCGTCCTCGCTGGATGAGCGGCGACGGCGTCCAGGAACCCGTTAAAATTAGCATTCCTCGTTACGTTCTCCGAGGTCAGGGGAAAGACGAGCACTTTGAGTTTGAGGTGAAG